A stretch of Linepithema humile isolate Giens D197 chromosome 3, Lhum_UNIL_v1.0, whole genome shotgun sequence DNA encodes these proteins:
- the LOC105676379 gene encoding uncharacterized protein, which translates to MSGLLLNLLLIVILFNLANAGGHGGHYFFKLSKIFNNFFSKHVIIHVPYKVKTIHHTHTITKHIHHGGGDKYEVLGYTVGHPVHGGGGGGDGGFGGGGHDLSGGHDFGGGGGGHDFGGGGGGHDFGGGGGGHDLSGGGGGGHDLGGGGGGHDLGGGGGGGHFQLSGGGGGGGHFELSGGDHGGGGYDFGGGFGGGNGLGGGGHDWSRR; encoded by the exons ATGTCGGGTCTTTTG ttgAATCTTCTCCTAATCgttatactatttaatttagCCAACGCCGGTGGCCATGGTGGACA ctacttttttaaattgagcaaaatctttaataatttttttagcaagCATGTGATAATTCACGTGCCGTATAAAGTCAAGACCATCCATCATACGCATACAATCACGAAACATATACATCACGGCGGTGGTGATAAATACGAAGTACTTGGCTACACAGTGGGGCATCCGGTTcatggcggcggcggcggtggtgacGGCGGTTTCGGAGGTGGCGGTCACGATCTCAGCGGAGGACATGATTTCGGGGGTGGCGGTGGAGGACATGATTTCGGGGGTGGCGGCGGAGGACATGATTTCGGGGGTGGTGGCGGAGGACACGATTTgagcggtggcggcggcggaggACACGATTTAGGCGGTGGCGGCGGAGGACACGATTtgggcggtggcggcggcggtggtcaCTTCCAGCTtagcggtggcggcggcggcggtggtcaCTTCGAGCTTAGCGGTGGCGATCACGGTGGTGGCGGTTACGATTTTGGAGGCGGATTCGGAGGTGGGAACGGATTGGGAGGCGGAGGTCACGACTGGTCGCGTCGTTAG
- the LOC136999063 gene encoding uncharacterized protein, translating to MSKKFLYSILFFIVFILLHESTESKKVVIHVPYKVKNVKHTHTIYKILKPQHHRRELKYDDDDDYDEYDGYRKR from the exons ATGAGCAAGAAGTTTTTG TACAGTATCTTGTTCTTTATAGTCTTTATACTGTTACATGAATCGACCGAATC aaaaaaagtgGTGATACACGTGCCTTATAAGGTGAAGAATGTGAAACATACGCACACAAtctataaaatactaaaaccACAACATCATCGCCGTGAATTAAAatacgatgacgatgacgattaTGATGAATATGACGGCTACCGAAAAcgataa
- the LOC136998839 gene encoding uncharacterized protein: MEAKHAIRALVFASILSVGFATFGHEHVHIRIHLPEMVEHHKDHGGGGYGGGGGGGGGYGGGGGGDDHHIEISGPGDGGFGGGHGGGHGGGGFGGGGGFGGGHGGDHGGGGGYGGGGGFGGGFGGGHGDIGGGKRANYIGNMFV, encoded by the exons ATGGAGGCCAAACACGCC ATACGGGCCCTCGTTTTTGCAAGTATTCTATCAGTAGGCTTCGCAACCTTCGGACATGAACA CGTGCACATAAGAATACACTTGCCGGAGATGGTGGAACATCACAAGGATCACGGCGGGGGCGGTTACGGAGGTGGAGGCGGGGGTGGGGGCGGTTACGGAGGTGGAGGCGGCGGTGATGATCATCACATAGAAATTAGCGGTCCCGGAGATGGCGGCTTCGGAGGTGGTCACGGAGGTGGCCACGGAGGTGGCGGCTTCGGGGGTGGCGGTGGTTTTGGAGGTGGCCATGGAGGAGATCACGGTGGAGGAGGAGGTTACGGAGGTGGCGGTGGCTTTGGAGGCGGTTTCGGCGGTGGCCATGGCGATATTGGCGGAGGTAAGAGAGCAAATTATATTGGAAATATGTTtgtataa
- the LOC105676376 gene encoding uncharacterized protein isoform X1 — protein MRYSALCVLLLAISEPLFIHAKMILVVPRQVRRTPSWKPSSPYYKKNYGSNEFHRPTYYSPAQRYYSKKPFRPLPYGGDDFDQGHETVNHVHVPYGKDVSHGISFGKGYIPYDNIKSSSLPFVPESRYAGAYTRQPAAPDYPPTGFTSVGQEYSASATANSYESPQHDSFFSDMEGAARGDSLKENANKYYASRSIEKDLTLKNQQALSSAIERDKDSKGIEGQHKIAPTVYGHIATDTQGAVILPAGIPAATIAGNKDGIVLRDTVSMDEYHRKLQELTKTWPNVLATGASTAYGGVIPASHQQLHAGFAVTGLPGSGFAGPTGGGWIANFAQSKQGYAVREDHGDPAAYDFRTMPIHAASYQHLPLGVPTDVAAIASHHHG, from the exons ATGCGATACTCG GCCCTCTGCGTTCTGCTGCTGGCGATCAGCGAGCCTCTTTTCATCCACGC AAAAATGATACTGGTCGTGCCTCGACAGGTAAGACGAACCCCATCATGGAAACCGTCTTCGccgtattacaaaaaaaattacggaAGCAACGAATTTCATCGTCCCACATACTACAGTCCTGCCCAACGTTACTACAGCAAGAAACCTTTCCGGCCATTACCGTACGGAGGTGATGATTTTGATCAGGGTCACGAAACTGTGAACCATGTGCACGTACCGTACGGCAAAGATGTTTCGCACGGCATCTCTTTCGGCAAAGGATATATTCCGTACGACAATATCAAGAGCAGCAGTTTGCCATTTGTGCCTGAGag CAGGTATGCCGGCGCTTATACGCGTCAACCCGCCGCACCAGACTATCCGCCGACCGGTTTCACGTCGGTAGGTCAGGAATACTCGGCATCGGCGACCGCGAATTCCTACGAAAGTCCGCAGCACGATTCGTTCTTCTCCGACATGGAAGGCGCCGCCAGGGGCGACAGTTTAAAGGAAAACGCGAATAAGTACTACGCTTCACGTTCCATCGAGAAGGATCTCACGCTGAAGAATCAGCAGGCCCTCAGCAGTGCCATCGAGAGGGACAAGGATTCGAAGGGAATCGAAGGACAGCACAAGATCGCTCCTACCGTCTACGGTCACATAGCTACCGATACGCAAGGTGCCGTGATACTGCCGGCCGGTATACCGGCAGCCACCATCGCCGGTAACAAGGACGGCATCGTGCTGCGAGACACCGTGTCCATGGATGAATACCACAGGAAGTTGCAAGAGCTCACGAAGACCTGGCCTAACGTGTTGGCGACCGGCGCATCGACCGCTTACGGAGGAGTAATTCCCGCGTCTCATCAACAGTTGCACGCTGGCTTCGCGGTTACCGGTCTGCCAGGTTCCGGCTTCGCCGGTCCGACCGGAGGTGGCTGGATCGCCAATTTCGCGCAGTCGAAGCAGGGCTACGCCGTGCGGGAGGATCACGGAGACCCAGCGGCCTACGATTTCCGAACGATGCCCATTCATGCCGCGTCGTATCAACACCTGCCGCTCGGTGTACCGACCGACGTGGCGGCGATCGCATCGCATCATCACGGATAG
- the LOC136999060 gene encoding uncharacterized protein, with protein sequence MRIVIGLLLILSSEMLPGGSAGEEHVHFKIYVPEVINHQIHTKTVFIHIHKPDISIPKKSKPKAEAPKKNHHTETHYEDWSSWSSYGYNNDHDDVPGNDLSIKNQKDHKDHGVHKEMAHKHNNPFLPYHRDSYMPVSQHNDKPDHLKEQHDYMMEYPRPPQYAVQEDIKETDHNGIEPYVHMYEEGYSKGGESVSGHVYSGDVTKFYEGKHEKGAHSAEEYENDEHEQEARKKTHAGRYFVDDSDYQHDNNKYKANKRVSRRIFVLS encoded by the exons ATG AGAATCGTTATCGGTCTGCTTCTCATTCTGTCGAGCGAGATGTTGCCCGGCGGAAGCGCCGGCGAGGAACA CGTGCATTTCAAGATTTACGTGCCGGAAGTCATAAATCATCAGATCCACACAAAGACGGTGTTCATACACATTCACAAACCGGATATCTCGATACCGAAGAAATCGAAACCGAAGGCGGAAGCGCCAAAGAAGAATCATCATACAGAAACACATTACGAAGATTGGAGTTCCTGGAGCTCTTACGGCTACAATAACGATCACGATGATGTGCCGGGCAACGATCTGTCGATCAAGAATCAAAAGGATCACAAGGATCACGGTGTTCACAAAGAGATGGCTCACAAGCACAATAATCCCTTCCTTCCGTATCATCGGGATTCTTACATGCCCGTGTCGCAACACAACGACAAGCCTGATCATCTAAAAGAGCAGCACGACTATATGATGGAGTATCCTCGTCCACCGCAGTACGCGGTGCAGGAGGACATCAAGGAAACAGATCACAACGGCATCGAGCCCTACGTACATATGTACGAGGAAGGTTACAGCAAGGGAGGCGAGTCCGTAAGTGGACACGTCTACTCGGGCGATGTCACCAAGTTCTACGAGGGCAAGCATGAGAAGGGCGCGCACTCGGCTGAGGAGTACGAAAATGACGAACACGAACAAGAAGCGAGGAAGAAAACGCATGCCGGCCGTTACTTCGTCGATGATTCGGATTATCAGCacgataataataagtataaagcGAATAAACGCGTGTCGCGCAGAATATTCGTCTTGTCGTAA
- the LOC105676376 gene encoding uncharacterized protein isoform X2: MRYSALCVLLLAISEPLFIHAKMILVVPRQVRRTPSWKPSSPYYKKNYGSNEFHRPTYYSPAQRYYSKKPFRPLPYGGDDFDQGHETVNHVHVPYGKDVSHGISFGKGYIPYDNIKSSSLPFVPERYAGAYTRQPAAPDYPPTGFTSVGQEYSASATANSYESPQHDSFFSDMEGAARGDSLKENANKYYASRSIEKDLTLKNQQALSSAIERDKDSKGIEGQHKIAPTVYGHIATDTQGAVILPAGIPAATIAGNKDGIVLRDTVSMDEYHRKLQELTKTWPNVLATGASTAYGGVIPASHQQLHAGFAVTGLPGSGFAGPTGGGWIANFAQSKQGYAVREDHGDPAAYDFRTMPIHAASYQHLPLGVPTDVAAIASHHHG, encoded by the exons ATGCGATACTCG GCCCTCTGCGTTCTGCTGCTGGCGATCAGCGAGCCTCTTTTCATCCACGC AAAAATGATACTGGTCGTGCCTCGACAGGTAAGACGAACCCCATCATGGAAACCGTCTTCGccgtattacaaaaaaaattacggaAGCAACGAATTTCATCGTCCCACATACTACAGTCCTGCCCAACGTTACTACAGCAAGAAACCTTTCCGGCCATTACCGTACGGAGGTGATGATTTTGATCAGGGTCACGAAACTGTGAACCATGTGCACGTACCGTACGGCAAAGATGTTTCGCACGGCATCTCTTTCGGCAAAGGATATATTCCGTACGACAATATCAAGAGCAGCAGTTTGCCATTTGTGCCTGAGag GTATGCCGGCGCTTATACGCGTCAACCCGCCGCACCAGACTATCCGCCGACCGGTTTCACGTCGGTAGGTCAGGAATACTCGGCATCGGCGACCGCGAATTCCTACGAAAGTCCGCAGCACGATTCGTTCTTCTCCGACATGGAAGGCGCCGCCAGGGGCGACAGTTTAAAGGAAAACGCGAATAAGTACTACGCTTCACGTTCCATCGAGAAGGATCTCACGCTGAAGAATCAGCAGGCCCTCAGCAGTGCCATCGAGAGGGACAAGGATTCGAAGGGAATCGAAGGACAGCACAAGATCGCTCCTACCGTCTACGGTCACATAGCTACCGATACGCAAGGTGCCGTGATACTGCCGGCCGGTATACCGGCAGCCACCATCGCCGGTAACAAGGACGGCATCGTGCTGCGAGACACCGTGTCCATGGATGAATACCACAGGAAGTTGCAAGAGCTCACGAAGACCTGGCCTAACGTGTTGGCGACCGGCGCATCGACCGCTTACGGAGGAGTAATTCCCGCGTCTCATCAACAGTTGCACGCTGGCTTCGCGGTTACCGGTCTGCCAGGTTCCGGCTTCGCCGGTCCGACCGGAGGTGGCTGGATCGCCAATTTCGCGCAGTCGAAGCAGGGCTACGCCGTGCGGGAGGATCACGGAGACCCAGCGGCCTACGATTTCCGAACGATGCCCATTCATGCCGCGTCGTATCAACACCTGCCGCTCGGTGTACCGACCGACGTGGCGGCGATCGCATCGCATCATCACGGATAG
- the LOC136999059 gene encoding serine-rich adhesin for platelets-like encodes MRITCFITVCAYLSSTVSSNVLKHVNRITRGNLHDELVFEDVTKKGIKFAPPFYPEIFTLQKPLVRNEVFQMPKTIYEYIPRPQQQKFPKLPQLLQQPKQKQQQYHYNRGRSRDETMKRLKTRSIVGASTFELNDNQVISKDLLTNTEVHEEKPIHIEPVLRVTTKKNVLESIVDIVKQLLYPSKNEPGPIVGPIKIPGTGRKIFLRLLEPLDQSHVMVRFVTQLKVPVADLTESKNPEVIPIPPVIDPVSALLNPHSGNAILSDAAFSSSNRNVVRANLGKSRPTQSTEATNALNSVKSSPPQDLPATVAPSSDKPLNEAEANKNGFLNAQPNLGNQFPGSYYHYQSADEALKEVNAILNDTTIVNGAPKPLEPWHQLTTHRLPLRQIAPLYPLTTMEHDASPHANTYKVPSDPLTDTGPNTFPGHEQYNSAPASYASSYEQQYSAPNYYSTSYDKPIDVNPTANTYSAPFPQQNEFNNIPSPYATSYQNQNQNEFSGGPSPYSTSYGKQSDLYGASSSHEAPVAVPPTPGSYAVSYDKQNNDQTGLSASQGALRVIDPPSYLPNQSNQSFEPGRPLRYNFNDVSSSTKQRGETTDPVIWGKTKREKNQSSFENSPDVFSNINDGRKWEPLTFFQENADWQGASKAESELRETKPQPKKSSRNAVSSTERTTDQRLLNGKRRSATATTRSATATTRSATATTRSATTTTHSPRCSNEDGCEQAKPTTAPTLHSTLKVVEKAQEIVNIESIAVKPTESSTAEALRLEATKSPVLSSMASITTEKPALLIMIENPVTELSLPLIRTTKSPLIDSTERLIAHEALNRQAVSKVKAKSTVSSTTESISPNSATKVSNNTTKKLQLPKRPMIMKKPTFIMKRIEENSTKKTTTSSTTQKSTTKRTIRTKYQGAKTKSSTT; translated from the exons ATGAGGATCACGTGTTTTATTACG GTCTGTGCGTATCTATCGTCAACTGTATCCTCTAACGTGCTCAAACATGTAAATAG GATAACGAGAGGAAACTTGCACGATGAATTGGTCTTTGAAGATGTCACGAAGAAAGGGATAAAGTTCGCTCCCCCATTCTATCCCGAAATATTCACGTTACAGAAACCGTTAGTCCGAAACGAGGTTTTCCAGATGCCTAAAACAATTTACGAGTACATACCTAGGCCTCAACAacaaaaatttccaaaacTACCACAACTACTACAACAACCAAAACAAAAACAACAACAATATCATTACAATCGTGGACGTTCGAGAGATGAAACGATGAAACGTTTGAAGACCCGCTCGATCGTCGGGGCGTCGACGTTCGAGTTGAACGACAATCAGGTAATCTCCAAAGATCTGCTCACCAACACCGAAGTGCACGAAGAAAAGCCGATTCATATCGAGCCAGTGCTGCGCGTTACCACGAAGAAGAACGTTTTGGAGTCGATCGTGGACATAGTGAAACAGCTGCTGTACCCGTCGAAGAACGAGCCGGGTCCGATAGTCGGACCTATCAAAATTCCAGGCACCGGGCGCAAGATTTTCCTACGCTTACTCGAGCCGCTCGACCAGAGTCACGTAATGGTGCGTTTCGTCACGCAGCTGAAGGTGCCCGTGGCCGACCTTACGGAGTCAAAAAATCCCGAGGTCATCCCGATACCGCCTGTCATCGATCCCGTCTCCGCGCTCCTAAATCCGCATTCTGGAAACGCCATTCTGTCGGACGCGGCGTTCAGCTCTTCCAATCGAAACGTGGTGCGCGCCAACTTGGGTAAAAGTCGACCGACACAGTCGACCGAGGCGACGAACGCTTTGAATTCGGTGAAGAGTAGTCCTCCGCAAGATCTCCCTGCTACCGTCGCGCCCAGCAGCGATAAGCCATTGAACGAAGCGGAGGCCAACAAGAATGGTTTTCTGAACGCGCAACCGAACCTGGGCAACCAATTCCCGGGCTCGTATTACCACTATCAATCGGCCGACGAGGCTCTGAAGGAGGTGAACGCGATACTTAACGACACGACGATCGTGAACGGCGCTCCGAAGCCCTTAGAGCCCTGGCATCAGTTGACCACGCATCGTCTGCCGCTTCGGCAAATCGCCCCGCTGTATCCGCTCACGACGATGGAACACGATGCGTCCCCGCACGCGAACACGTACAAAGTGCCGAGCGACCCTCTCACCGACACCGGCCCCAACACGTTCCCGGGCCACGAGCAGTACAATTCGGCTCCGGCATCTTACGCCAGCTCGTACGAGCAGCAATACAGCGCGCCGAACTATTATTCTACGTCTTACGATAAGCCGATCGACGTTAATCCCACGGCGAATACTTACTCGGCCCCCTTTCCGCAGCAGAACGAGTTTAACAACATTCCGAGCCCTTACGCGACGTCTTATCAGAACCAGAATCAGAACGAATTCAGTGGCGGTCCGAGCCCCTACTCGACATCTTACGGCAAGCAGTCTGATCTTTACGGCGCGTCCAGCTCTCACGAGGCACCGGTCGCTGTTCCACCTACGCCGGGCTCCTACGCGGTTTCTTACGACAAGCAAAACAATGATCAAACCGGTCTGAGCGCTTCTCAGGGAGCGCTCCGCGTTATAGATCCGCCATCTTATCTCCCTAATCAAAGTAATCAATCGTTCGAACCCGGCCGACCGCTCCGTTACAATTTCAATGACGTGAGCTCGAGCACTAAGCAGCGTGGTGAAACTACCGATCCGGTGATATGGGGTAAAACGAAGCGAGAGAAGAATCAATCGAGTTTCGAAAATAGTCCCGATGTTTTTTCCAATATCAACGACGGTCGCAAATGGGAGCCGTTGACGTTCTTCCAAGAGAACGCGGATTGGCAGGGCGCATCCAAGGCCGAGAGTGAGCTTCGCGAAACGAAGCCACAGCCGAAGAAGTCATCGCGAAACGCTGTCAGTTCGACCGAGCGAACGACCGATCAACGATTACTGAACGGTAAACGTCGCAGCGCGACGGCGACCACTCGCAGCGCGACGGCAACCACTCGCAGCGCGACGGCAACCACTCGCAGCGCGACGACAACTACTCACAGTCCGAGATGCTCGAACGAAGACGGATGTGAGCAAGCAAAACCCACGACCGCTCCGACGCTTCACTCAACGTTGAAGGTTGTCGAGAAGGCGCAGGAAATTGTCAATATCGAATCAATCGCCGTGAAACCGACTGAGAGCAGCACGGCCGAGGCTCTGAGATTAGAAGCCACGAAGAGTCCAGTATTGAGTTCAATGGCGAGCATCACGACGGAGAAACCGGCGCTGCTGATAATGATCGAGAATCCTGTGACAGAGTTATCGCTGCCACTGATCAGAACGACAAAGAGTCCTCTGATCGACAGTACGGAGAGATTAATCGCGCACGAAGCATTGAATAGACAAGCGGTGAGTAAAGTGAAGGCGAAATCGACGGTGAGCAGTACGACTGAAAGTATATCGCCAAATAGCGCGACGAAGGTGTCGAATAACACGACAAAGAAATTGCAGCTGCCAAAAAGGCCTATGATAATGAAGAAACCGACGTTCATAATGAAGAGAATAGAAGAGAACAGTACGAAGAAAACGACGACGAGTAGCACGACGCAGAAATCGACGACGAAGAGGACGATAAGAACGAAATACCAAGGCGCGAAAACGAAGTCGAGTACcacttga